The following nucleotide sequence is from Leptodactylus fuscus isolate aLepFus1 chromosome 10, aLepFus1.hap2, whole genome shotgun sequence.
tctgcatcgaacttttccattcgaatagcgagtggtactcaatcgagtacgagtatttcgaataccgtagtattcgatcgaatacctactcgatcgaatactactcgctcatctctaatcatgaccaaTGGGCTACATGTGCCAGTGCATGGCTATAAAACAGTTTACGTAGTAGCCTTACAACAGAGAATACCCCCAACATGTGCTTCTGATATATTACTTCGCTGTATTTATGGAATAACGTTAATCTATCCTGATGCCATTTTTCTGTTCCAGATAGGAAGAATATGCATTGAACATTGCTCACTCTTCAAAGGTGTCAACGTGAACTATATGCTTTCGGCTTCAAATACCACACACGCCATTGGCATACAAAAAGCAGTAGGGGACATGTTCGCCATCCTTTACGTTGATGACCCCATTGCTTTGGCCAACCAAGAAAGCAAGGAAATCGTTTACACTGTTTTAGCTTCCAATGGACAAGTTAAGCTTTCCAAGACGCAAGTAACTATCATCATAGAAGGATCTCGTAAGTACCTCTGTTCCTTTCAATGTCATGTGATAATGGATTCATAGTAATGCTTGTActtgtgagtagggttgagccgatcttgagattttaggatcgattttaaaatccgatttccgatcccgatcgtgaaatttgcttgatcgctcaaccctattaatgatatatacatgaataggattgagcctatcttgagataacctctgaccttgatccatccggaaaagatcgggatcggaattccgatcgcgaaatttacttaatcaccgatcggaatccgatcttttccaatcccgatcgctcaatcctaattgtGAGTAACATTTTGCTTTTTGGTATTGTTTTAAATTTTGAGTTATTTATTAAGATGACACTCATGGATAGCAATATACATGAACGATATTGGAGATGAGGAATGGTTCTCTTTGCTTGTatagtcaatagagatgagtgagtactgttcggatcagccgatccgaacagcacgctccatagaaatgaatggatgcacctggtacttccgctttgacggcggccggccacttaaccccctcacgtgccggctacgtccattcatttctatgcgagcgtgctgttcgaatcggctgatctgaacagtacttgctcatctctaatagtcaagcCTCCAACACAAAAAATGTGTTTCCTTCTCAAGCTGAGTTACTTTGTACATATTAGTCTCAGGAGTGGGAAGAGGGAGGAAGAATCTGCGGAAAAGCTTTGATACTCTGTTACTCTGTGAGCCCTTCTGCTTCAAGATAAGACTATCACTTCACCCGATTAGGAAATAAATCAATTACCATCTTCCTCctcacccctcccctctccatagaactATGCGAGCTGGATACCGTGTTGGActgtatgtaaacaaacagaccGATTGCGTTTCTATATCAGACAAACAAAGAATTGGTTGAGACACAGCATCACCATCGGGAAAGTTGTCCATCTTCCAAAAATCTTGGTCACCTAAAAAATTGACTTCTCAAAGCTATAGTGCACCAATAAACCATTTGCATGCAAAGATATTCATCCATACTCTTCCTGGGTCAGTGCGGCAATTGGTTTCAGTAGATTTGAATcacaaaatatacaatattatatacattattaatCTCTATCCTTCTTTATTTTCAGCTATAAAGGATGAAATCAATTGTCCCCTCTCATGTTCAGAAAGCAAAAACAAACGGGATTGTGAAGAGTGTAATGGATTAGGGTCCCTGACTGGAAGATGCCAATGGAAACAGGGATATGGTGAAGGTAACAAGCAAATCTCAAACTCTAATAGCCATACAGTGGAGgaattcatcattccctctacGACAGTTTTTTGGGATTTTATTGAGGCGCACAATGGTGCAAGGCCATTCTCTTGCGCCAAACTTCTGCCACAGACTTTGATCCATGCCTCATCTGCAACATTGTGcaggttttctggcatgagtcagAATGGAAATCTCTAGCAGTTCCTacttggtgtagatttccattctgttgCAGGGATAGCAGATATATTTATGAAgaagctgcagcctcttcctaaATTCCCCATTCCCTGCGCCATTGGCGCCAAGACTGACATATAATGctccagtatattatatacagctttGCACAGATGTGGATAAAACAGTGCTTTAGTAaaactctaagggtatgttcacgtggagttttttggcagtggattttgacgcaaaatccgctgccaaaaacaactcccattgaatttaatgggagccgcttgcttattTTTACGCTAGCTAGTATCGGaataaaagaagtgacatgtcctatcttgccacagattccgtggCCGAATCAGCTGCagcgtccgcggctcgagacacgctccagagtaggcccattcattcgggcctacacaggagcgcgatgccgcaacggaatgccaatgctACATCGGAATTCCgtcgcggaatgttcacacggcggaaaaggtttccgtgacccttttcctccgtgtgaacataccctaacaatgGTTGAAAACCAAGAATAATTTAGAATAAGTCCAGTATTTTACTTTTTCTATTTGACCAGTTTTTGTCACTTTTATAATCAGTACCGGATCTTAGTTTTACAAGCCATGAGGCATACACTGATATCTATGGAGACCGCATCATCATCCCATTCCATGCCCGTCCCATACACATTAAATTAAAATTGCTGAAAACAGATCAACCAAAACTAATGGAGTACAATTTAGTAACGAAGAATTGGTTGAGACACAGCATCACTATCGGGAAAGTTGtccatctgtaaaattttcatagaTTAGTTGTATAAAGAAAATTTagcaacaaaattttttttttccgggaatgAACATTCCAAAATTTTCAGAACAATATCATTGAACATGTATGACTTTAATAGGAGTGTAAAACATGTATGATTGTTAGATCAAGATAGCCATTCATCAGATGAGCTTACAAGCAGTTGTTCCACCATTAAGCTActactatctaatgtgtatcgcCAGCCGCCATCATGACAGGGAGTGATACTAGTGAAGGGAGCTGTCATCCATTTATGTATCCACATTTACATGTGCACAATGCTAGGTAATGAATCTATAAAGGGATCATCGGCTCTCCACTCATTGTCTTTCTTGTTTTAAAGGAATCACTACAGACTACTCTACTTGTACACCAAATATCCTTACATGCCCTGACGGAACTTGTGACTCCGTGGAGAGAAAAGACCCTGCAATCTGTCCCCAGGACTGTACAAGTGAGTCTTCTATTACTTATATTGTCCAATTACGTGatacataatactgagtgtggttGTGTTTTGGCTCCTCTTCCTTTAGGATAGATCTGGTGGATGACGTCCTCATCTGTGCCCACTTTCTCCATGTACATAGACTTTATGGACATCTTTAACGCCCCAAGCAGAGTCTTAGACTATTAGTTCCTCCTAATGTGCCTCATGGCAATAACCTTGGTCCTACACAGTAAAGGATATTAGGGTTGACTATAGCTATGATATCTAGAATGTCATATTGGACCctgggggggaatttattatttgCGCCTTTTTTGCCCATTTTTAGTTGCACgtgcctttttttaaaaaaatgttttttaaaatagGGCATGGGtcataaaaaaaatcagtgatacgtttagtgtAAAAGCCTTCAAGAAcacataatatattttatttatctttgtttttgtttgtttttaaattcAGAGTTGGAGATCATTGGTGGACATGAGCGAGAAGGTCTCATGGGAATAAAAGGGGGATACGGCACTTGTTACTGCCTCCTCCCTGACAAATGCTTCTGCGAGAAGAATATGGAGGAGGGTAAGAAAACCATGTCTGTTTTACAATATGCATGCAGTATACAAGCTTTGTACTGTAGAACTGATCCTGCGTTACAGCCAGTATTATAGACCAGACCTGTATGGATCAGAGTGCATGGATAaacctataagggtaagttcacacggggtccagaacctgaggcggaggactaaaaaaatgggtagctgtgactgaatgcttgtgtgctgcatcggcatccagtcgtgcactctgctccagattaggcccaatgaatgggcctagtcggggggagggagtgtcttcaggccgaatcacgaggcgaaccggcctgaagaattagcatctcgctcccggaaaaaagacctgatttcaatgggagccgtctttttggtcaggattttgaggtggatatggcctcaaaatcctgaccaaaaaaccccgtgtgaacttacctaaAACCTATAGGCGTATGTGCTTAACGCAATAAATATGTAAAAAGACATTGTTTTATGACTATATCCTGTTTCTTTTACAGTTCAGTTGTGTGATGAAGCTTGTAAGACCGTCATCGCTTGTGGCGTGTTCCTGTCTTTTATCATCTCTGTGCTGTTATCCTCATATTTTATTCACCGCTACCACAAAAACACACCAAAGCCCCCTATAGCTTCCGCTGAGATGACCTTCCGCCGCCCGGCCCAATCTTATCCAATCAGTTATTCCTCAACGAATGCCCGACGACCCTCTCTAGATTCCATGGAGAATCAAGTCTCGGTAGATACATTCAAAATCCCGGTAGGTTCCAGAACTCTATATTGTACTCGACTTTCCTATTGTTTTCGATGTTAGCCTGTCCCTACCCATTTGGCCATGACAGTATCTCCATATATAAGAGGTCCTATCAGGACTAAGCCCCCAGACATTTGGAGATATGGCTACAGTGATCATCAGGACCAAATATAAAACTTGACAATCTATAAGGATCATTTGGGGGAATTTTCAAGAAATGTTGCAAGAATAGAAGCTGACTCTAAatagaattttaattttttttccagaaattttAAATGGccaacaaaaataattttttattctgttttaaagggaatgttttggtaaaaaaaatgttaaatggGAAACCGGAAGTTGCAAGCTATTTTAGGCTTactgccaattttttttatatagtaacATGGACAATTAAAAACAATAtccccaaaaattcttaaaaatatttttaatataaaaacataACTTATGCACTATGTCATTTCCTGGTATCACTTTCCCTTTAATGCACTTTTgccacaaatacatttttttgtacttatgaacattagagatgagtgagtagtattcgatcgaatacctcgctgccataggaatgcgtgtaagcggccaatcaCCAatgggttaagcgcattgaatattcactgcgcttaacccgttAGTGATCGGCCGTTTACactcattcctatggcagcgaggtattcgatcgaatactactcactcatctctaatgaacatGGCTTAAAGAATTGCAGTACTGAATTCTTCTTTCTATCTATAGGAGGATCCAAAGTGGGAATTTCCAAGGAAAAACTTGGTTTTGGGTAAAACCCTTGGTGAAGGAGAGTTTGGTAAAGTGGTTAAGGCGACGGCGTTTAGGTTGAAAGGAAAAGCTGGTTACACTACCGTAGCTGTCAAAATGTTAAAAGGTAATTGTAGAAAATCATTGTCCTATTTTAGTACACAACCAGTCCCCGCCCAAATATGTAGAAAGTGAAGACGAAATCCAGCAGCCTCGAATTCTAAAATctaattttatttactttttgtgAGGATAAAACATACGAAATATTCTACATGGCAATAGTAATTCCCATTTGGTAAAGAGAGCgtcctggctgacgcgtttcggaagtATGTTCCTTAGTCGTAGCCATGTTAATATTGGCCAGTGATACAATGTTAACTATGGCACCTGGTGCCAGTGAGAAGCTACTAGTTTGGAGCCAAGCATTACAGATGCCATACATTGCTTAACATCTCTACCGCTACTAGTTCGATTTCAACATATGACCCATCCTTTGGGTCTCAAGAAAATACACTGCCAGCAGAAATGGTTGCCAGtggctagagatgaacgaatagtattcgattgaatacctcgctcccataggaatctgtgtaagcagccgaacaccaaggggttaagcgcagtgaatatttgatgcgcttaaccccttggtgttcggccgcttacatgcattcctatgggagggaGGTAtacaatcgaacactactcgctcatctctaccagtggAGTCTCATACAAAGCATATAAATGATAGACGGAGCCTAGTGCGCATGGAGGTGCCCACCGTGCTAATGTGTATGCGCCTCATGATATATATTTTTGCTTTTCAATACAGAAAGCGCCTCCCAGAGCGAATTACGGGATCTACTCTCTGAATTCAACCTCTTAAAACAGGTTAACCATCCACATGTTATCAAGTTGTATGGGGCATGTACACAGGATGGTAAGTACCCACATCAGGTTTCTTATCTGGCGAAGTTCCCTggtacttaaaaaaatataattaaaaaaaaaaatattaaagaaaactgcatttttatggTGTAGCCAAacattatatgaaaaaaaaaagaaagaaaataaatgttaagaaaactgcatttttatagtgtagctagggttgagcgatcgggatcggaaaagatcggattctgatcggcaatcgagcaactttcacgatcgggattgaaatgggatggaaaatgatcggaaatcgaattttaaaatcgtttttgaaatcccaagatcggctcaaccctaagtgtagCCAAACGTTATATGATGGCTTATCAACCACTATATATATGGAAGCTTATCCATCACCTACTCCAATGTTTACATACTGTTTTATTTCTCATGTCTGACTCAGGCCCCCTGCACCTTATAGTCGAGTATGCAAAATACGGTTCTTTACGCAGTTTCCTAAGAGAAAGTCGCAAAGTGGGACCTAGTTCTGTAGGTGGCGATTCTAATCGTAATTCCAGCTATTTGGACAACCCCGATGAAAGAGCGCTCACAATGGGAGACCTCATTTCCTTTGCCTGGCAGATATCCAGAGGAATGCAATATTTAGCAGAAATGAAGGTATGTGATATGATCGAGCCTATAATATGTGGCATATTGTGTGTTCTTCTGAATGGGGAAGTCCTAGGTTTTGCCAAGCTACCATGCAGAAGGAAAAAAGGCCCGGAGAAGAAAAACACTTAAATATCTATACAGaactagtaaaaaataaataaaaataagcaaaaacagcaggtaccgtatttttcagactataagatgcactttttcccccccaaatttcggaggaaaatgagggttcgtcttatagtccgaatgtgtcgccacgctcctgccaccgctggttttctgcagtggcaggagcgtggcaatactGCAGGCCCTGTGCTGGTGGCTaacacactccccggcatctgccgttctattatagcggatgccgggttCGGAGcgaatgcctgcgatctctgatcgcAGGCATCAAATTTCCCTCCCCCATCAAATACCGAAGCTTTTGCCTGCAATCAGAGAGGCACGAGCTCCGACAACTCCACTGTAAAAATTGCAGCGGAGATGCCCACCGGAgatgtcctctcccccccccccaaaaaaaaagtttaaagttagccttggggccggtccccaccgacccatacctttaaagttgcaggccagctcctgcgtggcgagcttgcaggagccaacctgttccgctgacagccaggagcctgtcatcgctatattactattgtggctggtctatgaccttccgcaatagtaatgtatagaatctcccatagacggcaatacacttgtattgccgtctatgggacttgcaatcaaatgattgcaggttcaagccccctagggggcgctaataaaatagtaaaaaaaaaaaaaaaatttcaaaaaatataatataaaataaataaaagttcacctcttttccctaaaatacatataaaagtataacattactgtgaaacatatacattaggtatccctgtatctgaaaatgcccggtctactaatatttttcctgtacagtgaacgtcaaaatgaaAAGttctaaaccgccgggtttttctcaccgttttgcctctgatttaaataaaaggtgatctaagcaatagacatttcccaaaatggtataactaaaaagtacatctgaccccacaaaaaaaacgccctatactttcccatacagctgcagggtcacctgtcaatgtggtcttacagctgttacaaaactacaactcccatacattaaatattttaccattttttgcttgaaaattttttttccctatttttctcctgaAACCtagctgcgtcttatagtccagtccgaaaaatacggtaatttctaCCAATGCTTTCCATTCCTATTTCCAAGTATTCCTACAGGAGAGTCAGAAACTTGGCATAGTCTTAAAACTATTATAAAACTATTGTTATATATAGATCCACTTCAGTTGTCATAGTCTTAAAACTAAACtgagaaaataaaaatgcaagctctttaagggtaagttcacatggaaatttttggtcaggattttgaggccgtatccgcctcaaaatcctgaccaaaaatatggctcccattgaaatcaatcggagccgctcaggagttcttTCTGGTaataaagaagcgagatgctcattcttcaggcagagtcgcctcgcgatttggcctgaagacactctctcctcctgactacacccattcattgggcctaatccggagcggagtgggtggctggatactggtgcagtgcattggctttcagccacggctacctggtttttggtccagaacctgaggcgtccTCCACCTCAGGTTTTGGACCAAGaatctccatctgaacttaccctaaggctacaACCCAAAATATCCTTCACAAGTTGgtctcaaagaagatggccagTATGCTGAATATGTGGTGGGGCCCAGGAAATCTGTTCTGAATAAGGGGCATTCTTCTCAAAAATGTGCACTTTTGTTTATTTTCATGGTATATTGCAATGAATACCTGTTATTTCACCAGCTTGTTCATCGAGATCTGGCAGCACGAAACGTACTTGTGGCAGAAGGTCGTAAGATGAAAATATCTGATTTTGGGCTCTCTCGTGATGTTTATGAAGAGGATTCCTATGTAAAGAGAAGCAAGGTAATGTCacttcctctcctataatacacatACTTGGGCCATACTAGGGAATATTTATCTCCAACGGCATCGACTTATTTCTTGTAAGAACAAAGGATCGGACATGTTGAAATCTAAGACGTCTAATCCGTCTACTAGTATCTTCTGACTGCTGTTGAGGAAGAATTGGGAGACATTTCCTTCTTTGATTCTTTTTTAACTCTTAACACTTCTTTTACAAGTGATCCCAACAATCCTGTGAGATTGATCACCATTGGGAATTTCGTGGAAAATCTATATAACTCAAGTTTTATACTTAATAACCCCTTCCCCTCTAATTTCCAGGGAAGAATACCTGTGAAGTGGATGGCTATAGAATCCTTGTTTGATCACATATACACCACACAGAGTGATGTGTAAGTTTTTATGATCTACATATATCAGGAaactttttgtgatttttttttatcaattatgCAGCCTATGCAAACAAGTAGGATGCAACTCTATGGGCTTCAGTTCTTCTAGGTAATGTCTCGTTCAGATGGCCATACGGCAGAATCATTTCAGCAGCCATATTAGGGCCACACAGGCCTAATCATCAGaactaaggactagagatgagcaaatagtattcgatcaaatacctcgctcccgtaggaatgcgtgtaagcggccgaacaccaagaggttaaacTCAGTGAATattcttggtgttcggccgcttacacgccttcctatgggagcgaggtattcgatcgaatactattcgctcatcggACCTATGATGCTGCTAGTTCATGTTATTACACCCAAGGTCAGACTGGGACTTAAAACGGAGAGAATCTGATGGTGTCCAAAGGACACACTGTTACgttggcatgttatagagcagattgatatatagttctacttttatttcattaaaattttTCAAAGATTATAAGTTTTTTGGGTGGTGCTACCTACAGATTGACAATGTCAATCATTTAGTGGGACCGCCTATTGGACTCTTCATCTTTTTAAATCTTTTTCTATATATCAATATACTCTGCTCTTTCTGCTGTACAACATCCTTCTTGTAAATCGGAAACTGGTTCCCTGAATGTATCACCAGACTTATGACTTAACATTAAAAGTGgagttaaacaattgctcatttTTGGATGATACATTAACTTTAAACTGCTTTATTCTTTAGAGAGGATAAGTCACCAAGTACATAATGCTAAACTCCATACTTCATTTCCTATAATGGGTTCTTACTGCATAGGAGCCTGAAACATGGACCCTTATAATAAGGGCTCttgttacaggcccccatactgtaagggccccattacagatgtcCATACAGTAAGGGACCCTGTTGCAAAACCCATATAGAAAGGGCCCTCTATTGCAGGCCTCTTATATAGTAAAGACCTCATTCAGTAAGGTCCTTACTTAGGGTCTGTAATAGGGACAGTCTACCGTATGGGTCCAGTAAAAGAGgcaatacactatgtgatcaaaagtatccggacacatggctgaaaatgacttacaagccctccatcggtaatgctggaattcaatatggtgttggcccacccttagccttgatgacagcttccactcttgcagacatatgttcaatcaggtgctggaaggtttcttggggaatggcagcccattcttcacggagtgctgcactgaggagaggtattgatgtaggtcggtgaggcctggtgCGAaatcggcgttccaaaacatcccaaagctgttctataggattcacatcaggactctgtgcaggccagtccattacagagatgttattgtggtgtaaccactccgccacaggccgtgcagtatgaacaggtgctccatcgtgatgaaagatgcaatcgccatccccgaattgctcttcaacagtgggaagcaagaaggtgtttaaaacatcaatgtaggcctgtgctgtgatagtgccacgcaaaacaacaaggggtgcaagccctctccatgaaaaacacgaccacaccataacaccactgcctccgaattttactgttggcactacacaccctggcagatgacgttcaccgggcattcgccatacccacaccctgccatcggatcgccacattgtgtaccgtgattcgtcactccacacaacgtttttccactgttcaatcgtccaatgtttacgctccttacaccaagcgaggcatcgtttggcattgacctgtgtgatgtgtggcacccaatcacctgaccacgttcgaagtccgtgagttccgcagaGCGCCCCATTCtactctctcacgatgtctaatgtctactgaggttgatgatatggagtacctggaagtaagtggcagcacaatgcacctaatatgaaaaacttatgtttttgggggtgtctggatacttttgatcacatagtgtatactgTATAAGGGGCAATAGACTGCAAAAGGTGGGGTCTCAAGGCCTGGACCACCACTTATGAAAACTGACCATGATTTCTAGAAGTGTCAGGACTGGTTAAGTATAGCCTTTATTGTTGTGCCATTGTATATTAATAGATGGTCATTCGGAGTTCTTCTGTGGGAGATTGTTACCCTTGGTGGAAATCCATATCCAGGTATTGCTCCAGAGCGTCTATTCAACCTCCTGAAAACTGGTTACAGGATGGAAAAACCAGAGAACTGCAGTGATGAAATGTAAGTCTTTGTATTGGCATCTTCACCTTGTAGATTACCATCAATAAAATATCAATTTACTCGAATTATACTAAGCTTGTGCTCACATAGCTGTAAAAGGACCTGAATATCTATCGTAGAAATGGATTGATGCACAAAGCCTGAAGCGTAAGCCGGGTTTCTAACCACACTGTATTGCCTCAATATAATGCAAATATACCCTTTATAATTTAAGCTCTTTTATACCATTTCCATGGAGATTTTATTAGATAATGAAACAAATAATTGTCCTGTGAATTTATAGGTACAATCTTATGCTGAAATGTTGGAAGCAGGAGCCAGACAAAAGGCCAACGTTTAGTGAGATCAGTAAAGAATTGGAGAAAATGATGGTGAAAAGCAGGGTGAGTCTGAAAGGGTTAATGGGATATTCAAGCTGAATGATGTAAATAGAATATTTAGAATaaagtcggattttaaaaacgatcctgaaatctcaaccctagtaGGTATACGCTATACAGTGCTTCAATGTGAAACTGTATTTCTCGCTTatatcactgggggacacagcaccaccgGTCTATATCCCATGTGTCCTCCAGTGAATACATCATGAAAATAATTTTACGGTGAGTACAAAAAACCCCATTTTCTTGCTTATATCAATGGGGAGACACATAACCATGGGATATAGACCCATGGTTTGGGTTTAGCGAtcgattctgatcggcgatcaagtacatttcatgatcgcgatcggaattccgatcccgatcttttccagcgggatcgaggtcggagattatctcaaccctaaaagtgacttttcccatagagaagcattgactagggttgagcgatcgggattggaaaagaatagattccgatcagcgatcgagcaaatttcatgatcaggatcggctggaaaatgatcggaaatcggattttaaaatcgatcctgaaatctcaagatcggctaccTACCCGTGGTGCTGTGTCCACCAGTGAATACAtcaagaaaaggattttacggtgAGTCCAATAGATCCCATTTTTCGGACAACTTTTGGCATGTTGTTGAGAAATGGTATAAGCGTTGACTGGTGGGGATCCAAGTGCTGACAATACCAGGATACAATAGCACTTACTCAAATGCTGTCTGTCCTTGCTAGGGGAAGACAGTCTTGTATGCTTTGAGTCCGTCTTCAGCTAACAAGAAGAGACAGGGCTCAGCTATTCCCGTTTTTCTAGCAatgatgacaatgacaaacatttgttatGCACTTTTCACACACAAGTGCAGGAATTGGGAAGTCTGTGGCCGCCGTACAGTTGCTCATCCCCAATACCCAGACTGTGGACCATTACCGTTCTTTGTCTGGTGGGCCTGACCAGTAGTAAGGATTCTTGCAGCTATCAAACAACAATACAGAATTTGTTTCTAGGAAATATTATAAGGGACAATGTCCATTACAACAGTCACAGCATCCAAGGCATAGCTTCTTGTCTCTCTTCCACATTGCATAGCAGTTTCAACCCAATATTTGGGGCTTATTTGGGACATGGTTACAATGGAAAGTGGAGAATGCCAAGAGGTGCCAAGTAAAAATCAGGAAATATTCTCCTGGTGCCCAAGCCTTTTAACACCACAGAGCAACACTGCTTTTGTCCTTTGCATGTATTGCTttgttattagggttgagccgatcttgagatttcaggatcgattttaaaatctgatttccgatcattttccagctgaacccgatcccgatcgtgaaaatttgctcgattgccgatcggattccgatctttcccgatcccaatcgctcaaccctattaatgatatatacatgaatagggttgagacgatcttgagataacctctgacctcaatcccgctggaaaagataggGATTGGAATTTTGAAATTCACTCGAT
It contains:
- the RET gene encoding proto-oncogene tyrosine-protein kinase receptor Ret; translated protein: MASVRWALCILCLFQATSALYLPKKDFSENLHPDQPAGSRLLQVHALSDSPGEVPYYNLCRTILNQKYIHFFHVDERTGILYLNETLTSKDLSELSKGTLIIYKLRFKIKVSTAPAQDQACDKSLVADISLTLKDYRTPNCSSLKPEDLCFGDPLSFHIKENRPPGTFFQFYPHFYASQCPNISVSYTLILDQRLPFQYKPDTSEIVVSRSLDREEREDYDLVAKCMVRNSTKEVEVEQSFRIKVDDEDDSPPFLSEGTDTANVVVEYERKEGTVLGSLLVHDLDSTPVYPPDSSHNRYTDTIMNSEQFVLDKFQIIRNPTEFKFLRNDSVIRGTIYEFKLVLKQSISINKNASYQVMVLVNDTEYHHLSGRELMLYFNVTIKPVTIRFPNKTYQFIVNINANHYAQIGRICIEHCSLFKGVNVNYMLSASNTTHAIGIQKAVGDMFAILYVDDPIALANQESKEIVYTVLASNGQVKLSKTQVTIIIEGSPIKDEINCPLSCSESKNKRDCEECNGLGSLTGRCQWKQGYGEGITTDYSTCTPNILTCPDGTCDSVERKDPAICPQDCTKLEIIGGHEREGLMGIKGGYGTCYCLLPDKCFCEKNMEEVQLCDEACKTVIACGVFLSFIISVLLSSYFIHRYHKNTPKPPIASAEMTFRRPAQSYPISYSSTNARRPSLDSMENQVSVDTFKIPEDPKWEFPRKNLVLGKTLGEGEFGKVVKATAFRLKGKAGYTTVAVKMLKESASQSELRDLLSEFNLLKQVNHPHVIKLYGACTQDGPLHLIVEYAKYGSLRSFLRESRKVGPSSVGGDSNRNSSYLDNPDERALTMGDLISFAWQISRGMQYLAEMKLVHRDLAARNVLVAEGRKMKISDFGLSRDVYEEDSYVKRSKGRIPVKWMAIESLFDHIYTTQSDVWSFGVLLWEIVTLGGNPYPGIAPERLFNLLKTGYRMEKPENCSDEMYNLMLKCWKQEPDKRPTFSEISKELEKMMVKSRDYLDLAASTPADSMLYDDGLSEEETPLVDCNNAPLPRTLPSTWIENKLYGMSYPNWPEESPVPIPRFDANKSVFSRYANDCVYSNWMIPPATAKFMDKFDS